tttatcgctttgtgtgatttttttttttaataggtgTTGGAGAGTTTGGAAGAACGCATAGATGAGCTGCACAAGAAGATTAAGGAAGTGCAGAAGTTACACTTAAGCTTTGATGCGTTTCTCAAGGTACAATCAGAAGCAGTTTCACACACGACTCCTGTACTGGTCTGCAGCAACAAACTAACTAATGCTGTCGATTTCTATCTAGGATGAAGATGCTGATCAAACTGCCAAGaaagcagagagggagaggaaagaagGGCTTCAAAAGGAGGCAGAGATAAAAAGACTAAAGGAGGAGTGTGCTGAAGTGAATGAGAGGAAACAGGAGTTACAGCGTCAGGTGCACAGACACCATGTTTACAGGCAATTCATGGTGCGAGTGTGTGAAAAAACTAAGGTAcaacaagttttttttgttatacaTGGCAAGAAACATAAAAGAATCCAAATTTATTTATGAGACAGGtgtcataaaatacattaatgcATTGACTAAATCACCTATCATTTGCAAACCTTTTTGAAACGTCAACTATTACAAATGGAAAATTGTTCTGACAGTCTAAAGTTCATTCTGACCCCAAGAAATTGTTCAATTGTAATGGTAGGCTACCCTAAATGTTGTCTCATCTTGGTGATGGCTTAAACAGTAGAAACACTCCTCAACTATATACACATAGCTGTTTGAAATAATAAATCTTGCTCCTTCTCCCTATAGGTTAATGTTTTATATCAGAACAGTGCAATAATTGTACTGATAACGTTAGAAGGGTTGGTCTTCAGGCTTTCAGGCGAGGTGGATCGTCTCTACAAAAACACTGTGGAAACTCTGACATGTTTTGAGTAGATGGTGATGTTATTTTGGGGGCTACACccttaaagtgtgtgtgtgtttgattctgTGTTACAGTTTGAACATGTTGAGGCACTCAATGGTCATTTAGAGAGTCTTCTCCACTTCAGACAGCAGCTCTATCAGAGGGAGAACAAGGCACAAGAACAGGTCGACCAGCAGAGGAAAGCTCTGCTGTCGCTGGAGGACCAGCATAACTTACTGCGGCTGCAGCAGAGCAACCAGCTGTCCCAGCTCCAGACCAAGCTAGAGAAGACTCACTCTGAAGCTCTAACATGGGTAACAGACAGCAGAGCTAAGGCTAGATCACATGTGGCTTAAAGATCCTCTGAATGAAGTTCAGTTGTCCTATCTTCACACAGGAAAGGAGGTGGAACCGCATTCAGGAGACTGCAGCAAAGAAAACACTCAAACTGGGACACATTAAAATGGTGACCCTGAACCTCTATGAAACAACAGGCGGGAGTTTCGAAGGAGAGGAAGGTGTGGATATGAATGACACAGAGAAACAGCTGGACCAGGTATGTATCCTCACAGAGCAGAGATGACGGCAAACAGCCAGAGCAACAGATAATGATCATCAAAACACACTGTTCccttctgtctcttttgtaGGTCAAGAGGTTCTTCGAGGACCACAGTAACATAGTGAAACAACATCAAACTCCTTTACAAAGACGCAACGGTGGACAGAAACAAGATCAGGCCAAAAAATCACATCAAATTCAATACAAAAAAccacattttaagtaaaaataaaaaacaaaaacttcaatATCAATTTCCATGCCGCATTAAAACTGAATTCACTGAAATAGCACTGAAAACAATTGACAAAACTTCAAACCCGAAGGtagtgaatttaaaataatgtgcaatCAATGACTGATTTATCTTGACAAAGTTTCATACAATAGTTGAATCTGCTTTGAaattactgtatatatattctGTCAGTAGTAAGAAGTATTTAATATACATGATAATCTGTATAACTgatgctcatttttttttttatctagaACTAAGCACCTACATTTATTATGATTGGGGAAGTATGCTAAAAACCTAACAATGTAGTTTAATACACTGAATGAGTTTAATTACAGGTCAGTAGGACATTCATTTAGCCTCTCAGTGTGCTTGTAACATTAGTGTTGACCTGTTTTAACtttgtaaatactgtatttctATAATATTTTTACTGGTGGAGTTTCAGTCTGCAGCTCCTGATGCCCACATGACTGCCAACTCAATGTAGTGTAGTAATTCAGAACACAGGAGTCTGCACTGCCTCCCTGTGGCCAATAAAGGAAACAGCAACTCATAGACGCAACAAATCAGTCTCGGTGTTAACTTAGTAGGCTGATTGGACAGTTTCCAGTTAAAAGCTGAGTATAGTTAAGCTAGAAATTTACTGAGGTTATTAAAGTAATCACTAACAAGAATTATAAAGTTGCTCACTCAAAACACAGGCTCAGAGATGTCAATTAGTTAGATGAAGATACTCCTATTTAGTCCTGAGAAGAAGTCTAAACTGCTTGTGTGAACGTCTGTTggtttgaaataataaaatataagtaataaaaatgttacattatgctgctgtttcttcatTATTGGCTGTTCCAAGTCTACATCAGCAGGGCATTCAAAATGTTCTCAAAAGTCGTAACACATTGCAAAGTATTCTACTGTAGTTCACAGAGATAGTAAATACTGGCTTAAAATGTAACAATTTTATTGAGAAACAACATGTAAATGGTAGCCACACTGAACAGATATGTGTAATGCTATTTGCTTGGTGGGCACTTTTAATAAATCATctaaaaacatttcttctctACAGATAGAGTGAAGCACTACAACACTAGTCAGCGGTTCATTTGGTCTTCTTGcctttgctttttttggtcTTCTTGCCTTTGCTTTTTTTGGCCTTCTTGCCTTTGCCCTTGTTCTTTATGGCCTTGCGAGTACTGTAGCCTCTCCACCAGGCCTGGACGATAATAGCTGCTTTGGTCTTCAGCTCCAGCTCCTTCATCTCCTTCAGCCTCTTCTCCTCCGCCTGACGATGCCTCTCCTGGATCTGGTTGCACTCCACTTCTAGGACAGAAAACAGTTCCTCCAGCTTCCTCAgatcctccttctcctttctATAACTCGTTTCATTCATCTCCAGGTTGGCCTGAGGCAGGTGATCGAGGCATTTATGGTTTTGAAGGGACAGAGAAAGAAACATGGTGGTAGAtagtgaagaaaaaacacaagttaaataaatgacaaaattgaggTGTTATGAAACATCGATAGGCCCCATTTTAACTTGGTAATTTCACCAATATTGAGCATCCTGAAATCTTGAAAGAGTAATTAGTTTAATAAGCAAGTGCAGTTTACAAGGGAGAAaccacatgaagtgtaaaagcATCTGGCCTGGATTTCAAACTGAAGAGACATCTGAAGCGCATGTGTGAAATGGCAAGGTGTCCTAACGTTAAAAAAGAACTGTATATTTTAGAGATTAGATTATTATTCAGTTAACTGATTTCTCGTGCTTTCTCCTGCTTTTcaatcttgtaaaaaaaaatgtctttgggttttggactttAAATCAAATGAGCTCTCAGAACTTTTAATAATTGTACATTGCAGCGTATTGTGTTTACATGAAATTTCACACTGCTCCAGTCATCTGTGGTAATTAAAAGTTTCCCATTCAAGGGCTAtcaaacataaacaacataTACTGGGGTTCAAAGAAGGGTATTTTCTAGAAATTTAACATTTCTAACCCTTTTTCCTGAAAGCAAATTACATTAATGACTAGCattacaaacaaaaactaatatttaacacacaaaatattaaagtgTCTGTCGTATATTTAAGTTACTCAGACATCAAAAGGTGCTGCACTTTCTTTGAACACAAGTGTATGTTGTATGTCCAGTACTGTAATTCTGAATCACAATTCCTATAACATTAATAATCCTTACTCTGTCTATTTTAAGGTTTCTCTGACTGTGTAAATTCTTGCACTGTGGTGCTTTAATAGCATCCATGCAGAAATATTTTAGGACAGTATCCTGAAAATAGTAAATTACTAATCTCAGCAGATTGGATTGACTAAACTGGATCAGCTGCGGAGGACTGGCTCTATAAAAAGCTTCTAAGTGGGCCGTGTTGCCATTGTACTCAGTTATTTCTCCCGGTAACTTTTAGCATTTGAATCTGAGTTTGTACCTGGGTTTCCGTTATTTTTTCGTCAAAATTTTGGATTAAGTATTCAATTTCCATCTCcaccttttcatttttctgccaaagaggaaaaaaacagagtaTTAATGAAAACTAAATATGTTACTAtgattaaaatatgaaacatttacaGTTTAATGTTACACTTGACTAACCTCTTGGAGTATTCTCTCTGCTTGTCTGTTTTCAAACATCAAATTGCTGAGCTGAATGTTCAGTTGATCAATTTCCTCCTGTAGACTGGTCTGCTTCAGGCTTGCTGTCTTGATCTGTGGCTGGCGCTGTTTTTCTGTGGGAAGTGACATTTCTTCTTCGAGAGCCTTGTTCTTTTGCTGAACACTTTCTATACTTTCCATCACATTTTCAATCTGTGTTATAACAAGAAAGACAGGAAAGATAGGAAATGGGAAAATAATCTGTTTAGCAGCAACTTAGGAAGTAATGCATGTGTCAAACTAGACTCTTGTTATCCATTGTGATTCCTCACCTGAGCATctattttctttatgttttcagCTAATTCTTCCTCCAGTAAAATGAATTCTTCCAGATTTTGAGTTTCGCCCCCAGGCGGTAGCTCCTCATCCGGACTGGTCAGCAACTTTCTAACCATATTGCTGTGAAACAATTTAAGCTCTCTAATTAGTATATTTTCACTCTCCACTATTTCAATACCTAGCTCTGCCCTCAAGCCAGAAATGGCATCTGGATTGGCTTGGCAAAGCCTGAGCACATCTCTGAAAGAGTTCTTGATGTTCCTCTCAAGCTGAGCCCTTGCTTGTTTCCTTGCTTTCACGGCTTCTCCCTCTTGTTCCCCGTCTGTCTTGAGATCTTCTAGTTTCCCCAGTTTTTCTTCTAACAACTGGTGCTCTTGAAGTGCGTTACGTAACTCCTGGTTCATGATACCAGACACACAGTTTGACTGGAGAACAGCAGACAAAGTTGCTGCAACCTCAGCTTGACTGATGCAGTTTTCCAGGACATCTGAGATAAGTTCAGCCGACTTGGAGTGTGTTCTTGTCGGACCTATTGCACCCTTTGCAGACATACTGTCACTGGATGgtagaaatagaaaaaacagCACAGTAAAATTTGGTTGTCTACATTGACTTACTTTGATTTCAGTAGCTTTTGCATATGCCTAGTATCTTTTGTTATGGCCAGTGCTCCTCAACTCATTGGTGGTCCTGACCCCTATTGGTAACAAATTAGGCTGTGACTattgtaattaattaaactgTGCTTGtagttatctatctatctatctatctatctatctatctatctatctatctatctatctatctatctatctatctatctatctatctatctatctatctatctatctatctatctatctatctatctatctatgaataaataaatatatgcagAGACACTGTTTCCGCATGATATACTAGTGTAAATACATCTGTCTGATTTCAGACTGAACACACACCTGAGGTCAAAGCAAAGTGTGTGCACATAAAACAACTTTAGGTTTCAGATATTATATGATTATTTAGTTAATTATTTAGTCAGtcaacatcaaataaaacacaatcaaCAAATCAGTACAGTTTAATCAAGCAAAatcaagcaaaaatgaaaaaataattttagctTCTctgattggatttttttctgcttataTGTCTTTTATCTTAttataaatgtaatttgttttggttttgaacTTTTGATCATCTTGGCCTCCCAGAACTTGTGATAATTATACATtgtgatttgcatttttttcaaacatcgTTCAAAAAGAAGTGTATCATATGGGAATTCTACATTTCCTAacttttttcttgtgtgttaCAAGCATCATAagtagaaacacaaacaaaagacatGTATTTGTAGGTATTGCAAAGCTGACTGATACTTGACAAGTGCTCCCGAAATGTTCCAAAATAAGCATTTGTAACCTTTAAACAACAGCTCTAGTAAAAACACACTTTGTGCTAAAATGTTATCAGAAGCCCTCAAGTTGCATTGGTATATTActttaaattaaacacaaaaaagttcACCAGGTGCCATCCTGACACAAACTCGTGCAGAGCATGTTTCTATGGCTGAAAGTAACAACTGCTGATAGATCATCATCATTACGGGTGTCAATCTTATCTAAACTCTGAGACATAGtacatatttatatgtttttatggGGATATTATCATTTTATGGAGTGATGCATTTCCTTCAAACACCAGTCTGTGTTGTTCTGCATTATAATTATGAATCACGGATtgatttgaaaaattaaatatcaacctatttgattaattttttggTGGCCCTGGTCCCCATTGGTAACAATTAGTTGTACTGTGGCCTCATTGGCTCATATGAAGCACTGTATTAACGCGTGCAACTACATTTTACAACATAGTGTCTTCTCTGACTGAGAACATtacttttgtcatatttagcTATTTAGCCTCCCCAGCATTAGCTGTTACCGTTAGATTAAACTGTGtgctaaatttaaaacaaaaccaacaaaaaacaaaaacaaaaaccccacTTCCgtgtcaatttttaaaaaacatttctttcagttGTTACTTTAGCTATGTTAGTTTCGATATAAGTTATTAGCTAGCTAAGCTGCATACCTGTTTACTCGCCTCaggcagaaaatgtgtttctctgTTGCTAAGATACCACTTCTGCAGATGACGGAGCAATTAACTATTACTGGCTCATACTGCCCAGAGCTTAttttgcaataaataaataaataaatacaaaaataacaaaatatacggttgttgttttttatttttaaacgaATTAATAAATACAGGAATGCGGAAGCTTTAAATTAATATACAGGGTTGACGTCTAACagttgacttttattttgaaatttgacTGCAGTCATTCGGCCAGCCTGCCGTGAACTGCTTCAGTGTCGTGAAAGTTTGTTGATCTATCTGCCCCATCTGTAGAGCTTTTGTAGTGTCATCGGTGTTTGGGAGTGTTGCTTGCGGAAAGCCAGATCTAAATTAGCTGTACATGGTTCTCAGTTACATGCTACCTGACCGCGCTGAGCGTCTGTTCCGCAGCACAAAGCCCGGTGTCCGGTGACGATGCCGTGATGGACGCAGACAGACAGTCTCGGCTCGTTAGCCTCGGTGACAGTGAAGCAGCCGAATCGGTGACAGATGTCATCTCTAGCAGGACAAAGACCAAATCTGAAACCAACTGACCCTTTGTCCGCTTCACCTTACTTAAAATGCGCTAGTTTATGTATTGAATGCCTTTTAATGTGTATGTAGCTATCGTCTTAGTGTTAAAGTAGTCCGTTTGCTAGCAAACAACTGACGGTAGCCTGTCGGTGGCCGTGAGATGTGCAGCTGTCTGGCAGTTTGCAGAACAAACCTTGTTTAGCTAGTAGCTCGTACCAAGTGAAGGCTGGAAGTCGAGGCTGGCTGCAGCCTGTTTATCTGCCAGTATGGAGTCTGACGACGATGTGCCTCTCATCTTAACCTGGGACGAAGCGAACAGCGGTCTGCTGAACGAGGAGGCTGAAAGAGGAGACGAGAGTGAGTCCTTACTGTGACATCCTCACCTTCTTCTATAGTGGAGCTATGTAAACTGTGTTTGTATAGCTAGGCACGTTATTGTGGGAACTGGTTTGGTGTTGGCACTTCCATGGTATGGTTTTAGATACAATAACTCTACCTCTATGAAGGTTCATTATGGAAGCTGTGCTGTTGCATTGTACTGTACTGATAGGTGTATCTCATTTGTGGTTATGTTGTGTATTCCCTGACTGACCTTATGGCACCAGAGAAGCTTCACATGCTCATGATCTCCAGTTCACaaaacactgtattttctgattttcaaGACAGGCTATATTGCTCGGGGCATCAGCATAAGATGGAGTTAAACTTGCAAACAACAGATCTTGTGTACATGTGTAGTTCTCTGGTGGTTTTAAGGCCTCGAGTCAGTACAAGCTcaagttttatgttttgtgaGTGTCAGAATATGCCTATATTAGaaaatgatttctgacagaGGGAATCATTCATCAGATGGGAGGCACCAACTGATTTTTCATGTAATGACCCAAATATAGTTTCTAAAATGACATTAAGTTAACTCACTTAAGTCAATGCCTCTCTAGAAGTTATGTGTACCAAATGAACCTGAGTATAGGTTGCTGACGCTTGTTAATTTATGTATGGGGGATTCTGCACAGAATGGCAGAGATGTTTACTTTCATCAGGCCTAAAggtgttcatttatttattgacaaGCTATTCTCTCCTGTATGGTGACCTTTCTGTTGTATGTATTTGACTCCATGTTCCATCGTTAAAGCACATTCATAAAGAACAACATctgaaccaaagtgctgtacgATTAAAAGCAACCCATAAGACATAGTGAAACAAATCTGAGTacagtacaataaaataataaaagatacAACTCAAAAAGGGATCAAGTAAAGGTAGCAAGCTCTACTGAGATTGTATGCCAAAAAGAGGAGGTGTTTCTTCAGTAGTGACTTAAATGTTTCTAAAGCCAGAGCAGTTCCTACATGAAAAGATAAACATCTCCAGAGATTAGGAGCAGGCAGTGCGAAGGCTTGATTGCATCTATTTCTGTGCCTAGATCTCAGAACATCCAGGAGGATCTGATTAGTCAACCTCAGTCCTCTAAAGATGATGTAAGAATTCTGCTAAACAGTGTTGCACCAATCCACTTTAaatcctgaaaaacaaacaagaaaatctaaaaaaatcagTCCTGAAATAGACAGGAAGTCATAACTGGTGTTATATGATGATGCTTTCTTTTTCGTCTCCAAATTTGGCACCAGCT
Above is a genomic segment from Amphiprion ocellaris isolate individual 3 ecotype Okinawa chromosome 6, ASM2253959v1, whole genome shotgun sequence containing:
- the cfap73 gene encoding coiled-coil domain-containing protein 42 homolog, producing the protein MSWESTRGEQLSELPTVGVAGGRDWSCVLFELQSKERETEELRVKYKERKQVLESLEERIDELHKKIKEVQKLHLSFDAFLKDEDADQTAKKAERERKEGLQKEAEIKRLKEECAEVNERKQELQRQVHRHHVYRQFMVRVCEKTKFEHVEALNGHLESLLHFRQQLYQRENKAQEQVDQQRKALLSLEDQHNLLRLQQSNQLSQLQTKLEKTHSEALTWERRWNRIQETAAKKTLKLGHIKMVTLNLYETTGGSFEGEEGVDMNDTEKQLDQVKRFFEDHSNIVKQHQTPLQRRNGGQKQDQAKKSHQIQYKKPHFK
- the iqcd gene encoding dynein regulatory complex protein 10 isoform X2, with the translated sequence MSAKGAIGPTRTHSKSAELISDVLENCISQAEVAATLSAVLQSNCVSGIMNQELRNALQEHQLLEEKLGKLEDLKTDGEQEGEAVKARKQARAQLERNIKNSFRDVLRLCQANPDAISGLRAELGIEIVESENILIRELKLFHSNMVRKLLTSPDEELPPGGETQNLEEFILLEEELAENIKKIDAQIENVMESIESVQQKNKALEEEMSLPTEKQRQPQIKTASLKQTSLQEEIDQLNIQLSNLMFENRQAERILQEKNEKVEMEIEYLIQNFDEKITETQANLEMNETSYRKEKEDLRKLEELFSVLEVECNQIQERHRQAEEKRLKEMKELELKTKAAIIVQAWWRGYSTRKAIKNKGKGKKAKKSKGKKTKKSKGKKTK
- the iqcd gene encoding dynein regulatory complex protein 10 isoform X1 — its product is MTSVTDSAASLSPRLTSRDCLSASITASSPDTGLCAAEQTLSAVSDSMSAKGAIGPTRTHSKSAELISDVLENCISQAEVAATLSAVLQSNCVSGIMNQELRNALQEHQLLEEKLGKLEDLKTDGEQEGEAVKARKQARAQLERNIKNSFRDVLRLCQANPDAISGLRAELGIEIVESENILIRELKLFHSNMVRKLLTSPDEELPPGGETQNLEEFILLEEELAENIKKIDAQIENVMESIESVQQKNKALEEEMSLPTEKQRQPQIKTASLKQTSLQEEIDQLNIQLSNLMFENRQAERILQEKNEKVEMEIEYLIQNFDEKITETQANLEMNETSYRKEKEDLRKLEELFSVLEVECNQIQERHRQAEEKRLKEMKELELKTKAAIIVQAWWRGYSTRKAIKNKGKGKKAKKSKGKKTKKSKGKKTK